Proteins encoded within one genomic window of Diorhabda sublineata isolate icDioSubl1.1 chromosome 1, icDioSubl1.1, whole genome shotgun sequence:
- the LOC130452551 gene encoding facilitated trehalose transporter Tret1-like: MKEVIEGSKFKSRIYQYIAAVAANLGILSIGLHYGWPSAALPILVSGKYSFTLTNDEASWLVAVIPMTSLIGDVLAAYTINKCGRKKLILFSSIPMTISWILIAVADSKTNLFVSRVIAGTIDGLLFTVVPPYLAEISEPDIRGFLGGTFMSTLAFGLLLENIMLYFMSIPTAAYISSSFTVLTLFFLPYLPESPYYFLLHREEVKAKKSLRKFRRRYDVNEEIERMTNGIEEDGEEGNILELLRNKTYRKCFLLSLLLTLTQHLSGIMPIQSYAETLFTETKDFLSPSTANIIYYLIFFLSAIVSLNLADRTGRRPLVLFAAGIAALCLLSNGIFLYLKTAKKVDTTGLDFLQLLFISIYTTAYCSGLHLMPVIISTEIFPSNMKGLALCMINICFSFASTSCIKLFGWSTSFGIYVPFFLFSFCAMVGFILIYKFLPETKSKTMEQIQVELRGSDRKINRYRG, translated from the exons ATGAAAGAAGTTATCGAAGGTTCTAAATTCAAATCGAGGATTTATCAATATATTGCTGCAGTCGCTG CAAATTTAGGAATTTTATCAATCGGACTACATTATGGTTGGCCTTCAGCTGCACTTCCAATTCTCGTTAGCGGAAAATATAGTTTCACTCTTACTAATGATGAAGCCTCCTGGTTAGTTGCTGTAATTCCAATGACTTCTTTAATCGGTGACGTCTTAGCAGCCTACACGATCAACAAGTGTGGAAGAAAAAAGCTGATACTTTTCTCCTCAATACCAATGACTATATCTTGGATATTGATAGCAGTGGCTGACTCAAAGACGAATCTCTTTGTTAGCAGAGTTATTGCAG GTACAATCGACGGCCTTCTCTTCACTGTAGTCCCTCCGTATTTAGCAGAAATATCGGAACCTGACATTAGAGGTTTTTTGGGTGGGACTTTCATGTCAACTTTGGCGTTTGGACTTTTGCTAGAAaatataatgttatatttcatgTCAATACCGACGGCAGCGTACATATCATCTAGCTTTACagttttaacattatttttcttaccTTATTTACCAGAAAGTCCTTATTACTTTCTATTGCATAGAGAAGAAGTGAAAGCAAAGAAAAGTTTGAGGAAATTTCGAAGGCGATACGATGTGAACGAAGAAATCGAACGGATGACAAATGGAATTGAGGAAGACGGAGAAgaaggaaatatattagagttattGCGTAACAAAACTtacagaaaatgttttttattgtcACTACTTTTAACTTTAACTCAACATCTTAGTGGAATCATGCCGATACAGTCCTACGCGGAGACactttttacagaaactaaagACTTTCTATCTCCTAGTACcgcaaatataatttattacttaatttttttcctatcgGCGATCGTTTCTTTAAATCTAGCTGACAGAACTGGGCGGAGACCTTTAGTGTTATTCGCAGCTGGAATCGCAGCTCTGTGTCTCCTATCCAATGGGATAttcttatatttaaaaacagCTAAAAAAGTGGATACCACCGGACTGGACTTTCTCCAATTacttttcatttctatttacaCAACAGCTTATTGTAGTGGACTACATTTGATGCCTGTAATTATTTCAACCGAAATCTTCCCGTCAAATATGAAAGGACTAGCGTTATGTATGATTAACATCTGCTTTAGTTTCGCCTCCACTTCTTGCATTAAACTCTTTGGTTGGTCTACTTCATTCGGTATTTACGTCCcgttctttttattttctttctgtGCCATGGTAGgatttattcttatatataaatttttaccaGAAACCAAATCGAAAACTATGGAACAAATACAAGTTGAACTGAGAGGTAGtgatagaaaaattaatagatatagAGGTTAG
- the LOC130452552 gene encoding phosphoserine aminotransferase-like isoform X1 translates to MDESNFINFGAGPTQLPKQGSSETITLILTNHRLLIADPSPERDSDHCIRTPCSISNMVYKVLEEIQSEMLSYENIGISIVEMSHRSTEYGELNKRAQETLRSLLNIPSNYKVLFVPGGGQGAFSAIPINLIGKTGSADYLVTGTWSKIAAEEAKKYGNINIAVKLDTTGSIPDPKTWKLDPNASYVFYCDNDTIDGVEFPFVPDTNNAPLVVDMCSNLLTKQIDVSKFGVIFAATQKNLGTAGIAVIIIRDDLLGYAAGYCPSILNFTLLNQYNSILNTPPIFPIYVTSKIVEWVKQNGGLVTMESQCREKSNLIYQVIDNLKDFYYTPVDKNVRSRINIPFRIGGSDGDEELEKIFLEEAKKENMIDLKGHRLVGGIRVSLYNAITIENVKKLVAFMIYFKDKYGNQ, encoded by the exons ATGGATGAGTCTAATTTTATAAACTTTGGTGCTGGACCTACACAACTACCAAAGCAG GGCTCCTCGGAAACTATAACCCTGATACTGACAAATCACAGACTGCTGATTGCAGATCCTAGCCCAGAACGAGATTCAGATCACTGTATCCGAACGCCgtgttcaatttcaaatatgGTATACAAG GTACTTGAAGAAATCCAAAGTGAAATGCTATCATATGAAAACATTGGAATAAGTATTGTTGAAATGAGTCATAGAAGTACAGAATATGGTGAACTGAATAAAAGGGCGCAAGAAACATTGAGgagtttact AAATATTCCATCAAATTACAAAGTACTTTTTGTTCCTGGTGGTGGCCAAGGAGCGTTTTCAGCTATACCAAtcaatttaattggaaaaacaGGTAGTGCAGATTACTTAGTTACTGGAACATGGTCAAAAATTGCTGCCGAAGAAGCTAAAAAGTATGGGAATATAAATATTGCAGTAAAACTTGATACAACCGGTAGTATTCCAGATCCAAAAACATGGAAACTGGATCCAAATGCTTCCTATGTGTTTTACTGTGACAATGACACAATTGATg GTGTTGAATTTCCATTTGTACCAGATACCAATAATGCCCCATTGGTAGTGGACATGTGCTCAAATCTTCTAACAAAACAAATAGACGTATCAAAA TTTGGTGTAATATTTGCAGcaactcaaaaaaatttgggCACTGCCGGTATAGCTGTTATCATAATCCGTGATGATCTCTTGGGATATGCAGCAGGATATTGTCCcagtatattaaattttacattactgAACCAGTACAATTCCATATTGAACACACCACCGATATTTCC AATTTATGTTACAAGCAAGATTGTAGAATGGGTGAAACAAAACGGAGGACTAGTGACAATGGAATCCCAATGCAgggaaaaatcaaatttaatttaccAAGTGATTGacaatttgaaagatttttacTACACACCTGTTGATAAAAATGTACGAAGCCGAATAAACATCCCATTTCGAATAGGAGGTTCAGATGGTGACgaagaattggagaaaatatttCTAGAAGAAGCGAAAAAAGAGAATATGATTGATTTAAAAGGACACAGATTAGTAGGAGGGATACGAGTTAGTTTATATAATGCCATAACtatagaaaatgtaaaaaaattggttgcattcatgatttattttaaagACAAATATGGAAACCAATGA
- the LOC130452550 gene encoding stAR-related lipid transfer protein 7, mitochondrial isoform X1, whose product MYPRRGFSLSILPLNSNLKNVFRNLVQRQFFTKYGFNFREKLSGIKSIEDINNKIREIVRKGQVYKLFLEESPSNRSGRNNVIKVWLHHCECVAAQRLRRCQQMFTLYSKWWEEKAFKEYMKRMRQNLTRRTRDFAFGSVGISAYNWEKYRITDEEIKKNEQEFDYINVLKENTICLACDPSQKDVDDMKVCACGTMKTPKTYEDWALFIVKPDLVIWRRLHPSGSGQYEYKMFGTYNDVSAEDFLNVQIDIDYRRSWDTSAVVLEHGETDESSNSDIIYWELLWPRLFVNRDYVFNRRYLIDEESKYIFILNKSTEYPKFPKYPDKYRIDDYWSCMVIRPHDGDMKKPGIEFTLTYYDNPGVSIPSSVTTWVAMRAMPDFLDKLREATKHYKEFCLREGTSKACKEIIEAERAAEAQRQKDKLDYCSLLRNSNRTLTQDTVKDKRSGNNKDISSSDVCGVHTNNHGNRFKYLQPLYYFFQ is encoded by the exons ATGTATCCGAGAAGAGGATTTTCACTATCCATATTACCGCTaaattctaacctaaaaaatgtATTCAGAAATCTGGTGCAGagacaattttttacaaaatatggtTTTAACTTTCGTGAAAAATTAAGTGGCATTAAGAGTAttgaagatataaataataaaatccgTGAAATTGTAAGAAAGGGTCAGgtttataagttatttttagaAGAAAGTCCAAGTAATAGATCAGGTAGAAACAATGTTATTAAGGTGTGGCTACATCATTGCGAATGTGTTGCTGCTCAAAGATTACGAAGATGCCAGCAGATGTTTACCTTGTATTCGAAATGGTGGGAAGAAAAGGCATTTAAAGAGTATATGAAAAGAATGAGGCAGAACTTGACAAGAAGAACTAGAGACTTTGCATTTGGATCAGTAG gcATATCGGCTTATAATTgggaaaaatatagaataacaGACgaggaaataaaaaagaatgaacaggaatttgattatataaatGTACTAAAGGAAAATACAATATGTTTAGCATGTGATCCTTCTCAAAAAGATGTAGATGATATGAAAGTATGCGCTTGTGGTACTATGAAAACACCAAAAACTTATGAAGATTGGGCTCTATTTATTGTCAAGCCAGATCTAGTTATTTGGAGAAGACTTCATCCATCAGGATCTGGGCAATATGAGTATAAAATGTTCGGAACTTATAATGATGTTTCAGCAGAAGACTTTCTAAATGTACAGATTGATATTGACTACAGGAGGAGTTGGGATACTAGTGCTGTTGTTCTTGAACATGGAGAAACTGATGAAAGTTCTAATAGTGACATTATATACTGGGAATTGTTGTGGCCT agaTTGTTTGTAAATAGAGATTATGTCTTCAATAGACGTTATCTAATTGATGAAGAATCAAAATACATATTCATCCTCAATAAAAGTACTGAATATCCGAAATTTCCCAAATACCCAGATAAATATCGGATAGATGATTATTGGTCGTGCATGGTAATAAGACCTCACGATGGAGATATGAAGAAACCCGGAATTGAATTTACCCTTACTTATTACGACAATCCTGGTGTTAGTATACCATCATCGGTAACGACATGGGTTGCCATGCGTGCCATGCCAGATTTTCTCGATAAATTAAGGGAAGCCACCAAACATTACAAAGAGTTTTGTTTGCGTGAAGGTACCAGCAAAGCTTGCAAGGAAATTATAGAAGCAGAAAGGGCAGCTGAAGCACAAAGGCAAAAAGATAAACTTGATTATTGCTCATTATTAAGGAATTCCAATCGCACATTGACACAGGATACTGTCAAGGACAAACGCTCAggtaataataaagatattagTAGTTCTGATGTTTGTGGAGTCCATACAAATAATCACGGTAAccgttttaaatatttacaacctctgtattatttttttcagtag
- the LOC130452550 gene encoding stAR-related lipid transfer protein 7, mitochondrial isoform X2: MYPRRGFSLSILPLNSNLKNVFRNLVQRQFFTKYGFNFREKLSGIKSIEDINNKIREIVRKGQVYKLFLEESPSNRSGRNNVIKVWLHHCECVAAQRLRRCQQMFTLYSKWWEEKAFKEYMKRMRQNLTRRTRDFAFGSVGISAYNWEKYRITDEEIKKNEQEFDYINVLKENTICLACDPSQKDVDDMKVCACGTMKTPKTYEDWALFIVKPDLVIWRRLHPSGSGQYEYKMFGTYNDVSAEDFLNVQIDIDYRRSWDTSAVVLEHGETDESSNSDIIYWELLWPRLFVNRDYVFNRRYLIDEESKYIFILNKSTEYPKFPKYPDKYRIDDYWSCMVIRPHDGDMKKPGIEFTLTYYDNPGVSIPSSVTTWVAMRAMPDFLDKLREATKHYKEFCLREGTSKACKEIIEAERAAEAQRQKDKLDYCSLLRNSNRTLTQDTVKDKRSDPLKHNR, from the exons ATGTATCCGAGAAGAGGATTTTCACTATCCATATTACCGCTaaattctaacctaaaaaatgtATTCAGAAATCTGGTGCAGagacaattttttacaaaatatggtTTTAACTTTCGTGAAAAATTAAGTGGCATTAAGAGTAttgaagatataaataataaaatccgTGAAATTGTAAGAAAGGGTCAGgtttataagttatttttagaAGAAAGTCCAAGTAATAGATCAGGTAGAAACAATGTTATTAAGGTGTGGCTACATCATTGCGAATGTGTTGCTGCTCAAAGATTACGAAGATGCCAGCAGATGTTTACCTTGTATTCGAAATGGTGGGAAGAAAAGGCATTTAAAGAGTATATGAAAAGAATGAGGCAGAACTTGACAAGAAGAACTAGAGACTTTGCATTTGGATCAGTAG gcATATCGGCTTATAATTgggaaaaatatagaataacaGACgaggaaataaaaaagaatgaacaggaatttgattatataaatGTACTAAAGGAAAATACAATATGTTTAGCATGTGATCCTTCTCAAAAAGATGTAGATGATATGAAAGTATGCGCTTGTGGTACTATGAAAACACCAAAAACTTATGAAGATTGGGCTCTATTTATTGTCAAGCCAGATCTAGTTATTTGGAGAAGACTTCATCCATCAGGATCTGGGCAATATGAGTATAAAATGTTCGGAACTTATAATGATGTTTCAGCAGAAGACTTTCTAAATGTACAGATTGATATTGACTACAGGAGGAGTTGGGATACTAGTGCTGTTGTTCTTGAACATGGAGAAACTGATGAAAGTTCTAATAGTGACATTATATACTGGGAATTGTTGTGGCCT agaTTGTTTGTAAATAGAGATTATGTCTTCAATAGACGTTATCTAATTGATGAAGAATCAAAATACATATTCATCCTCAATAAAAGTACTGAATATCCGAAATTTCCCAAATACCCAGATAAATATCGGATAGATGATTATTGGTCGTGCATGGTAATAAGACCTCACGATGGAGATATGAAGAAACCCGGAATTGAATTTACCCTTACTTATTACGACAATCCTGGTGTTAGTATACCATCATCGGTAACGACATGGGTTGCCATGCGTGCCATGCCAGATTTTCTCGATAAATTAAGGGAAGCCACCAAACATTACAAAGAGTTTTGTTTGCGTGAAGGTACCAGCAAAGCTTGCAAGGAAATTATAGAAGCAGAAAGGGCAGCTGAAGCACAAAGGCAAAAAGATAAACTTGATTATTGCTCATTATTAAGGAATTCCAATCGCACATTGACACAGGATACTGTCAAGGACAAACGCTCAg atcCTCTCAAACATAACAGGTAA
- the LOC130452552 gene encoding phosphoserine aminotransferase-like isoform X2: MDESNFINFGAGPTQLPKQVLEEIQSEMLSYENIGISIVEMSHRSTEYGELNKRAQETLRSLLNIPSNYKVLFVPGGGQGAFSAIPINLIGKTGSADYLVTGTWSKIAAEEAKKYGNINIAVKLDTTGSIPDPKTWKLDPNASYVFYCDNDTIDGVEFPFVPDTNNAPLVVDMCSNLLTKQIDVSKFGVIFAATQKNLGTAGIAVIIIRDDLLGYAAGYCPSILNFTLLNQYNSILNTPPIFPIYVTSKIVEWVKQNGGLVTMESQCREKSNLIYQVIDNLKDFYYTPVDKNVRSRINIPFRIGGSDGDEELEKIFLEEAKKENMIDLKGHRLVGGIRVSLYNAITIENVKKLVAFMIYFKDKYGNQ; the protein is encoded by the exons ATGGATGAGTCTAATTTTATAAACTTTGGTGCTGGACCTACACAACTACCAAAGCAG GTACTTGAAGAAATCCAAAGTGAAATGCTATCATATGAAAACATTGGAATAAGTATTGTTGAAATGAGTCATAGAAGTACAGAATATGGTGAACTGAATAAAAGGGCGCAAGAAACATTGAGgagtttact AAATATTCCATCAAATTACAAAGTACTTTTTGTTCCTGGTGGTGGCCAAGGAGCGTTTTCAGCTATACCAAtcaatttaattggaaaaacaGGTAGTGCAGATTACTTAGTTACTGGAACATGGTCAAAAATTGCTGCCGAAGAAGCTAAAAAGTATGGGAATATAAATATTGCAGTAAAACTTGATACAACCGGTAGTATTCCAGATCCAAAAACATGGAAACTGGATCCAAATGCTTCCTATGTGTTTTACTGTGACAATGACACAATTGATg GTGTTGAATTTCCATTTGTACCAGATACCAATAATGCCCCATTGGTAGTGGACATGTGCTCAAATCTTCTAACAAAACAAATAGACGTATCAAAA TTTGGTGTAATATTTGCAGcaactcaaaaaaatttgggCACTGCCGGTATAGCTGTTATCATAATCCGTGATGATCTCTTGGGATATGCAGCAGGATATTGTCCcagtatattaaattttacattactgAACCAGTACAATTCCATATTGAACACACCACCGATATTTCC AATTTATGTTACAAGCAAGATTGTAGAATGGGTGAAACAAAACGGAGGACTAGTGACAATGGAATCCCAATGCAgggaaaaatcaaatttaatttaccAAGTGATTGacaatttgaaagatttttacTACACACCTGTTGATAAAAATGTACGAAGCCGAATAAACATCCCATTTCGAATAGGAGGTTCAGATGGTGACgaagaattggagaaaatatttCTAGAAGAAGCGAAAAAAGAGAATATGATTGATTTAAAAGGACACAGATTAGTAGGAGGGATACGAGTTAGTTTATATAATGCCATAACtatagaaaatgtaaaaaaattggttgcattcatgatttattttaaagACAAATATGGAAACCAATGA
- the LOC130452549 gene encoding spermine oxidase-like — protein MSNSPSVLIIGAGVAGISAACKLLEHGITNVTILEAKDRIGGRVHSVEFDGSYVDLGGQWVHGEDGNIVYDLVKDFDLLGTSLNTYEDNTYYLSDGSIVDKNLSDKIFEIGYNVLYDEEDATKYPGPYGDYFIKRYNEKILEEFKSDKEILKLAKYFEHWFHKFYTCLDPAKTWFDISTHGALSVFKQCDGDQQLNWKKRGFKTILDVLMKKFPDESKCLPVEEKIFLKKEVNKIIWDDTTETSPTVRCFDGTSYKADHILITTSVGVLKKLHKSLFEPRLPAYKVNSIEHISLGVVNKILLKFPTKWWPDDTLGFSLLWNETDSLNLVNEVPAFGPIDENRCWLEDVFGFYVIDSHPRVLLGWVVGKMASEVEYMSDEDIIASCMFVLRKFLGKLYDIPDADGVLRSKWGTDPHFCGSYVYVSMDQEKHNASAKDLTEPLVSKKWNTPALLFAGEATSAEHYSTVNGAIETGFREAERIINLYKN, from the exons ATGTCGAATTCGCCGAGTGTTTTAATTATTGGGGCCGGTGTTGCGGGTATTTCTGCAGCCTGTAAACTATTGGAACATGGTATAACTAATGTCACAATATTAG AAGCAAAAGATCGTATCGGAGGAAGAGTTCACTCTGTGGAATTCGACGGTAGTTACGTAGATCTTGGTGGTCAATGGGTACACGGGGAAGACGGAAATATCGTCTATGATTTAGTcaaagattttgatttattaggTACATCTTTGAATACGTACGAAGACAACACGTATTATTTATCAGATGGTTCTATAGTTGACAAGAAtttaagtgataaaatattcgaaattggATATAATGTTCTATATGATGAAGAAGACGCTACTAAATATCCAGGACCATATGgagattatttcataaaacg atataatgaaaaaatacttgAAGAATTCAAATCtgataaagaaattttgaaactagcgaaatattttgaacattggtttcataaattttacaCTTGCTTAGATCCGGCTAAAACTTGGTTTGACATATCGACTCATGGAGCGTTGTCTGTATTTAAGCAGTGTGACGGAGATCAACAGCTTAATTGGAAAAAGAGAGGATTCAAAACTATTTTAGACGTTCTCATG AAAAAGTTTCCAGATGAATCGAAATGTCTTCCTGTGGAAGAAAAAATCTTcctaaagaaagaagtaaataaaataatttgggACGACACTACCGAAACAAGCCCAACTGTCCGTTGTTTTGATGGTACTTCTTATAAAGCTGATCATATATTAATAACAACTTCGGTTGGAGTATTGAAAAAACTCCATAAAAGTTTATTCGAACCTCGACTTCCAGCTTATAAAGTCAACTCCATAGAACATATTTCCTTGGGAGTAgtgaacaaaattttattgaaattcccAACTAAATG GTGGCCTGATGATACTTTAGGGTTCAGTTTACTCTGGAATGAAACAGACAGTTTAAATTTAGTGAATGAGGTACCTGCTTTCGGACCAATTGATGAAAATAGATGCTGGCTGGAAGATGTCTTCGGATTTTATGTAATTGACAGTCATCCTAGAGTTCTATTGGGATGGGTCGTTGGCAAAATGGCATCAGAAGTTGAATATATGAGCGATGAGGATATCATTGCTTCTTGTATGTTCGTATTAAGAAAGTTCCTAGGGAAATTGTATGACATTCCAGACGCAGATGGCGTTCTAAG aTCCAAATGGGGTACCGATCCACATTTTTGTGGTTCATACGTCTATGTTAGTATGGACCAAGAAAAGCATAATGCATCTGCCAAGGATTTAACTGAACcgttagtttcaaaaaaatggaatacCCCCGCATTACTATTTGCTGGAGAAGCCACCAGCGCTGAGCATTATTCAACAGTTAATGGGGCTATTGAAACAGGTTTCAGGGAAGCAGAAAGAATTATTAAtctctataaaaattaa